The Pochonia chlamydosporia 170 chromosome 1, whole genome shotgun sequence genome window below encodes:
- a CDS encoding oxidoreductase, short-chain dehydrogenase/reductase family (similar to Beauveria bassiana ARSEF 2860 XP_008602917.1) yields MEGAKVAVVYLPAEEEDAQHTKAQVEKNGGEILLIASDLSNSINCKDVAERVKAAFGTIHILVNNAGTRNEKGSISDISEEQWASTFRVNIDSFFYLTKAILPSMAQNGSIINSASVDSYIGVPSRLDYATTKGAITAFTRSLSNDLVKKGIRVNAVAAGPVWTPLVASGVDKPGQHGHGLGNWTPMGRVGQPVEIATSYVFLAANESQFMSGQTLHPNGGIVVNG; encoded by the exons ATGGAGGGGGCCAAAGTGGCAGTTGTCTATTTGCCggctgaggaggaagacgcaCAGCATACAAAGGCTCAGGTCGAAAAGAATGGCGGTGAAATTCTCCTCATTGCTAGTGACCTAAGCAACTCGATCAATTGCAAAGATGTCGCAGAAAGGGTAAAGGCTGCATTTGGCACAATCCATATTCTAGTTAATAATGCTGGTACTCGAAATGAAAAGGGAAGCATTTCTGATATTTCCGA AGAGCAATGGGCTTCTACCTTTCGCGTTAATATTGATTCTTTCTTCTATCTAACCAAAGCTATACTACCATCTATGGCTCAAAATGGTTCCATTATCAATAGCGCTTCGGTAGACTCATATATCGGTGTCCCCAGCAGACTCGACTATGCCACAACCAAGGGCGCTATAACTGCTTTCACTCGCTCACTCTCCAATGACCTGGTTAAGAAGGGTATTCGAGTGAACGCTGTAGCTGCTGGTCCTGTTTGGACACCTTTGGTTGCGTCGGGTGTTGATAAACCTGGGCAACACGGACATGGCTTAGGAAATTGGACGCCAATGGGCAGAGTGGGCCAACCTGTCGAGATTGCCACCAGCTATGTCTTTCTCGCAGCAAATGAGTCTCAGTTCATGAGTGGGCAGACACTGCATCCAAACGGGGGTATTGTGGTCAATGGCTGA